The sequence TCCCTCGCCCTGCTGCGTGCCGAACCAATTCATGAAGAACCCGTAAGGCAGATGGGCCATTGTAATCGCCCCCAACATGATCACGATATAGCTGGCAGCCGTGAACCGCGTCAGCAACCCCAGCATCAGAGCCACACTGCCAAACGATTCACCGACAATCACGAGGAACGCCACAAGCCAGGGAAGATGCAGCGTGTCGGTGAAGAAACCCATCGTCCCGCTGAAACCAAATCCGCCGAACCAGCCCAACAGCTTTTGCGCCCCATGGGGAAATAGCACGAGGCCCAGCGTGAGGCGGAGAATCAGTCCGGTCCACTCATCATTCGTGTCAAAGAATCTCTTCATGGCATCTCCTCCTCAGCGTGGGGGTCTGCATGAAGCCCCGCTTCGTGCATCTAGGCAGCCGCCTCTCATATGACCTAACCCATATAATAGTACTAACTAGTACTATGTCAAGGGGGGCCTGTCGCATTCGTCGGCCCTGCGATTCCTTCGGGCAAGCGCGGCTTGGCCTGGCCGTTGAAATTGTCCATGGTTCCAGCAGGAGAGCCGCGCCGCACATCTCGGTGGAAACCTTCTCACCTGTGATAATCTTGCGCAGGAGGGATTTGACGATGCCAACCGCCCGATCCAATGTCGGTCAATCGGCTGGGCTAGTGAGTCCCCTTCGGGGAGGAGGCCCGATTCGGAAGGTCTCTGCCGCCTTCTGTGTCATCGGCCTGCTGGCCGTGGGATGTCCCGTCGGAAGTCCGGCGCAGAACGGGCTGCCCGGCACACCACTCTTCAGTCCCTTGCACATGCCACTCGCCTCATTCGACCGCGTTCCCGTCAAAAAGATCCTGGCCAATCCCGGCGAGTACCATCTCCGACAGATCAGAATGAGCGGTGTCATCCGTTCTATTCAGACCGACGTCCTGACACAGGGTTGCGGGAGAATCTACGAGCTGACGACCCTAAGGCTGGAAGACGAAACCGGAACGATCGACATATTCGATCAAGGAGCCTGCGGCGGGAATACCAGCCGGCTCCGCGCCTCAACCTTGGCCGTTGGAGATCATGTCGATGTATTGGTGCGAGTCGCGGCGAACCGGGATACGGAAAGTAGTCGCGGGATGGTCGAGATCTTGGTGATATGGAGTGAGCTGGCGCGCAAGTAGCCCCGGAGCCGCCG comes from Nitrospira sp. and encodes:
- a CDS encoding DoxX family protein; this encodes MKRFFDTNDEWTGLILRLTLGLVLFPHGAQKLLGWFGGFGFSGTMGFFTDTLHLPWLVAFLVIVGESFGSVALMLGLLTRFTAASYIVIMLGAITMAHLPYGFFMNWFGTQQGEGFEFHLLVIGIALALLVTGAGRWSADRAIAANLAH